A stretch of DNA from Paenibacillus segetis:
TAAATTGGCAACCTCAATACCCCATTGAGCTTGGGTTGGAAGAAACCTACCTACAGTGGGGGGAATTTTCTTAGTATTATAATGAATAACGCATACCAACATAAGAAGCCGACAACTCCACTTGGGGGTGTCGGCTTCTTAATTCTAATCCTATTTATAAGCTTAGATCGAATACAGCATATCGATAAAGTTACGGCAGTATAATTCAGAGTTAAATGCTGTTTGTAGGTGAAGCTGAGCTGCATTTTTAATATTTTCTCGTAACCCATGATAACTCATTAACTCGATAGCCTCATTGACGGCCTGAGCTAAATTCCCCTGTTCGTAGCTTTTCCCTGTGACATTATGAACGATGGAGGTGGTCACTCCGTCTGAATTCGTTGCCAGTACCGGACATCTGCAACTCATCGCCTCTAGGATGACAAGCGGAGCTCCCTCTACTTTCGAAGTGGAACACAGAAACCCTCCTGAGTCTCCGACCATAGATAAGTACGCTGGCATCTCCCCATTTGGCACATTTGAACGTAATGTTAAACGATGCCTTAAGTTGAGGTGGTCCAACATTTGTATAAACTCTTCTCTCTCATGTGGAATGGCTAAATTGCTATCTTCAAACATCCATAATTGAATATCCGGAATGTAATAACTCAGTAAGTCGGTGATATACAAAATTTCCCGCCAGTTCTTATTGTCCTCTATTCTTCCGATCCAGGCAATGATCGGGTGTTCCGGCGTCGGTTGCACTTGATAAGTGAAATGCTCTGTATCAAAACAGTTATTGAAATGAAATTGTGGAATGTTAGGATATAATTCCTTAAATAATGAAGCTATATGTGGTGTATTGGGATTTATCAAACCAGAGACATGAGCATTCACTACAGGCAAGGCTTCGGTCAACTTCTCCCGAGCATTATCCTTTGAACCGTA
This window harbors:
- a CDS encoding glycosyltransferase family 4 protein, which produces MNVLFVFYVPSGGVETLNRQRCQALRRYGIQAECLYYDWGAGMQNKIDFPIYVTRDEAEIRHILNARNYHAIIVTTDHASFEWFRRLGYDGKLVLEIQGYGSKDNAREKLTEALPVVNAHVSGLINPNTPHIASLFKELYPNIPQFHFNNCFDTEHFTYQVQPTPEHPIIAWIGRIEDNKNWREILYITDLLSYYIPDIQLWMFEDSNLAIPHEREEFIQMLDHLNLRHRLTLRSNVPNGEMPAYLSMVGDSGGFLCSTSKVEGAPLVILEAMSCRCPVLATNSDGVTTSIVHNVTGKSYEQGNLAQAVNEAIELMSYHGLRENIKNAAQLHLQTAFNSELYCRNFIDMLYSI